From the Hoplias malabaricus isolate fHopMal1 chromosome 13, fHopMal1.hap1, whole genome shotgun sequence genome, the window GTGTGAAAACTGTTCTCAAACACCATAACACAACACCAAACACAGCATTTCCAATGGTTTTTGACATTTCTGTCCTCACTGAAAAGTTCTTGGACCATCTTCACTGTTTACATGTGAAACAGCACACCATTTTTCCAATGTTACAATACAATAAACTGGTGGTGAATTATCCTTTTGTCCTGGAGGGTCTTGGTTTTTCTCATTTaagccaataataataataaaaatatatagtacGTGTTGTAGggctttttaaaatctgttctGAGCTGTTAATCATCATTCTTAACATATTCTTCCCCCTGAACGAAACACACATGTCTTGTGTAAAGGCTCAGATAACCGAGGAACTAGTCTCAGTAAGGTATGGGAATGACAAGTTTAAACTGTGAGAAGTTGAGGCCATGACTTAGGAAGGTCATGCAGTGTGTGAGAGCATCATTAAAGAGACGTGGCATGTTCTTCTAGAGGTTTATTCTTGTATATaggtttttctttgtacagtcatagtgagaatgatccatcatgCTCAACCGTTACACCCTCCTCCCTGATAAAGTCATCTGCACCATTTCCAAAAAGTGACCACCCAAGCAGTGTCCAGGACCCTGTGTTTTCAAAAGTAGCTTAGAGAAAGAGGAGTGAAATTAAACACcagaccaataaaaatgcacaTGAGATCAATACAAAACACTACCTGCTCTCTCCTTACCACAGGCTGCTAGAGAACAAACACACTACGGCCTCAAATTTGTGGACACAGCCAACATTTATCCAAAACTTAACCGTATTAATCCAGAGTTCCAGAAAGCGTCAGATGGATTTTGAACCATTTGAAGAGAGGATTAGATGACACTGAGCTAAAGGAGTATGAGTAAGGTTAGGTAAGAGGATGATTAGATCTCAGACCCTACTCCGACCCATCCTAGATAAGGCTCCGTCACACCACAGAACGCAGCCAATGCTCCACACCTCAATGCTGGAGGGGTTTAAAGGCCTCTAGCCAGCATcatgtgtggctgctccagagcatggTGGTGTTTCATGTATTTTTCGCAGATTATAATAGTGTGCACACTTAAACGTAGTGACATTCACTAATGACGAGGGGTGTTTAGAAACCTTGGGAGATAGATTGtcatttacatttcaaaatataCATTTGCAAAGCAAAGAATCAGGTACTTCAGGATACATCAGTGTCGTCATGTTTGGCCCCACAGAGACCAGTTCACACAAGTGCAATCAGGCTACTGCACTCCAGAGAAGTGAAATGTACACAAACTACACAATCCTGTCAAACCCTGAAATACAACAACTAGTTTGGTCacattcctttttcttttttttgaaaTAGAGCAGGAGAAAAAACAATGCTATAAGATAAAATTTGAGCTAATTTGGACCTATTTTTCttggtccaatcatcatgaaatgttcacgtGTTAAGGACGACTAGTCAGTCACAAAACTGATGAAACAGAGAAATATATGCTGACCTCACTCTACCTCCAACACCTACAACTATTTAGCTTCTTTTAGACTTAGAGTCTGCGCTGAGGGACAGTGCAGAGAAGTGTGTGGATTAGATCAGAAGAAACTAATTTAGAAGTAGTTTGGGGCACATTACGCTACATcgcatctgtaaaaaaaaaaaaaaaaaagaccagaaATGCATTTTAGACGGCTACAAACTTTTGGTCCTTGTCAGCTTTCTTGCTCATTCAGGAGTCAGCAGGGCAGGCCACGTCATCTAAAAGCATAGAGCGTCTCATCCTGGAACGTGAGCGAGGATTTACAAGATATTTTCTTATGGAAAATAAATGCAGGGGAAAACTGACATTTCTGCTTCACTTCCTTCAGTGGAATGATGTAGAAATCCAATAAGTGGTCACTCCAGACATATTCAAAACACCAGGAGTAGCCAGCAATACACTTGTGTTCAGACCACACAAGGTGCATGTTAATGCTAGGTATGAACAGGGACTTAAAGACAGAtctgttcacagtggtggtgatccagtaggaaccagacatctaaTGCTATTCTAAGCTTTGTTTCCCCTCATTGTATGTTCCCATCATTAACATCCAATATAAAGTTCAGAAGACTtagtggagagaaaaaaaaaatgtataaatccgTGTGGTAGAAATGTGTAAGCCTGGTTCCGCTCACCACCACAGTAAACAAATCTGAGTCAATATTCTTCACAGCGCATTATGACTGTAAAAGTCTTAGAATTATGAGGACATTCTGAATCATGGGGGTACTTCCCCTCTAAACCCAATTGTCTTTAATAGTAGTTTAACGGCCAATCAGTCAGGATTTCTGAAATGATTATGAAAGAGTGGTTTGACAAGCAAACGTGGTATAATTTGTATATTATGTACAGTATATACAGTACTCATGGTGCAAATTCTGACGACCCAACGTGGTGATGTGCAAAAAAGGCAAGCGTAGGACTGTTGTCTAAGGGGCTAAACAAGGTATGGGAGGTGCCTGTCCACAGAAGTGTGTAAAGAAACcatagaaattcattcattcattcattgctttGTGCATGCCCTTAATTTAGTGCCTTCTCAGACAAACTACATGTCCTTAGCTGAGGACGATCATCTTCAGACAAAACTAAACGGACCTCTGAAGTTCTGTTGTCATTCAGTAGCAGGTCGTGTCCAAAGAAGGATCTGTGTCTAAGCTCATTTAATCTATGGGAAAACTGAAAATCAATTTTGCTGTTATTTGGGTTCCTAGATCCTGTTTTATTGAGTCATTAAAGTGATGATACCCCCAGCACCTTCACCAAAATACCCAACACTGCTTTGGCAGTTGTAGGCTACAATGAGTAGCTGgtgttattatttaataatgcaGTGGGGTTCTTAGCATTCTTGTAAGATGTTTGCAGCACTATTCACACTTCCACGAGAAAGCAGCTCAAAACTCAGCGGATCCAGTTACACGCTGCAGGAAAACGTGTTGAAAAACCACCCCTAGACATCAGGAGGTGATTTTTGAGAGTGCTGTTCATTTTCCCCCAAAAAGAAATGAAGCTCAGACCCTGAAATCCTAATATGGGCATGTCGCTAGTTACACAACGACGGACAAATTCAGAGGTCTGTACAACCccaagtgtctgtgtgttccCAAAGTGTTGATGGTAGTGAGTGCGAGTGCGAGTACACAAAACTGGCCACTGGTGAGACATACTGCTGTCTGTACACGTGAGCACTCACAATCTCGACATTATTATGTAAAGCATTTCACAAGAaagggggagggggaaaaaaaaaaaaaaaaagcatctggTCTACTCTAACACCAAGTCCTCCTGGAATCCTGTGTTTTTTCCTCCCGTGGTTTCAatgagtgactgtttgtgtcTCACATGACGCGGGTTTGAGCTGTGGTTTAACCATCAATGTCCCAGCTGAAGAGGTGATGCTTAACCAGCATGTCCTGAACACCTTCTTTCAGTGGCTTTTGCTCCTTTtcctacagagagacagagttggagacagagagaatgaaggtcaatgtttgtgtgttgcttGCCTTGCTTTGCTTGTGTGGGTTGGGaccaataaattattaaatacacaaacatctGTTGTGGTTTATTAATGCACATTCACATTCATGGCTCTTGTATTAACGCATTATCACTCTGTAGGTGGCACTGTTGCTGATTTTAAGCACTTCAGCCTTGGACCAAATTACAGCCAAGTAGAGGTCAGCAAGTGTGTCAACCTCATTTGTGCTACTGCTTAATTATTAATGCAGTCATAGTGTGTAATAGATAAAGAAAACAATACTGTGACTACGTTTATGTTGTGGGATGTGTTTATGTTGACATCCTCAAACCTCAAGGCAACGGCAATCATTCCAGTTAATCATTGTCTGCAGCTCAGCGACAAAGCCTGTCCAGCCCACAAGCCAAGCTCCCCGGTTCTCATTAGATCACAGTGGAGATTGTAGCCATGGCACATGTACAGTACACTTCGCAAAAGGTCAGCACAGAAAAAGCTTCAGCTCAGGGAGGCGTATTAGCCTTGACATTTAAGGGAGTATTCTCTGGTTTCCCCGGTGAGCAAGCTTTTCCTTTGGAGGCATATGTTACATTCAGGTGGGCGAGGTGTGAGCTGGTCCAAGACAAAGCACACATTCCATAGGCTTTTTCATAAGGGCAATAGAAATGACCACAGAGCAGCGCATAAAAGAAAACCATTCTTTATTCTAATCAAGACGGGTCACTTGAGCTGCAGCTTTTCAGTtgtttgttcctttttttttttttcttcccccaccCCCCTGAGCAAATATTACGTAGCTGAAGTGTAGTGTTTGTTTCCATAGTCAAGTACTTACACAAAGGTGAGCCGACCATTTCCTCCACTAGGGATTACAGCTGTCAGAGGGATTTGTCAAATTTTAACTGTACTCCTGTTTGCTTGACAAATATTAATACTATAAAACCCTGGTGTTCGGCAGAAGTCAGAGATCACCTTCTATCTGGGAACACTATTTTATCTAACAATTGTGATCCAACATACTTTAGTAAGTAACTTactaaaataaattactttagTTGCCGTTTATGGAAACATTACCAAGTGGTCAAACTTTAAACAGCCCCATATTTGCAGTTTAATTGTATATTCAAACatggaaaagagaaaatatttcaTATGAAACTGATtaatatacagggggtccttgacttacgacgttgatccgttcctacgtcgcgtcgcaaaccaattttcagtgcaagtcggaacatacagtatgttatttacgtacagtatgttatttacgtacagtatgtacgtaagcacttatcctatcctaacacctatcctcctcggtcccgagccgcgtaaccgtgtattcttccgccacacacaacaaacacgaagttcacgttacgacatttacgacgcaaaaccacttaagtcgaaacaaggctttatacagtaaataggagatgtgtcgtaaccacgaaacatcgtaactcaggactgatGTAACCCGAGGACCACCTGTACTTatttttctaattattttttcatttttgtaattgttgttgttgtaatgcTTTGGAAATATTGTTCTCATAACAGTCATGCCAATAAAACTACTTTGAATCTTGAAATATGAATTGAAAGAAATATGGATTCTGTTGCAAAACATGATCTTTGGGGATTTGAAGCGCCCTCTGGTGGAAATTTGTAATTGCATGCCAAACTGCAGAACAATACTTAGCACCGCCATTTGTGTTTTGGTCACTTCCTTGAGCAGATTAATTTAAAGACTGTtagcacaaaaataaaattaaaaaattaaaatttaaacccatttaaaaaatataaacagaacgaAATAGTTTAGCTCTTAGCTAAAGCCTTTTTTGGAACGTGTGCCATTAATCATCCATAAACGCCTTTGATTTAGTAGGTGCTTGTATCTAGTTACAACTACTGGACAATCAGTATGTAAGGGTTTAGCAAAGGGGCAGCTGATTAGAAGGTGGGTAAAACTacagtggaaaacagaaaaagcaaataaagcaGAGGGACACACCCCAAGCCACAGCTACTACGACCATGGGTGCCAGGCTAACAGGCTAACAGCTTGCCAGAGTTACCTAGAGATCCCAACTAAAGAGGTGATGTTGCACCAAGACATCCACCACTTCTGATTTCAGAATGGGTGACCTCTGGAAcagcagacacagacagacacacacacacagtcacacgcAAATGTGCAGTATCCTgcatacagtgtgtgtttttctgagcaTGTGAAGGACAGAAAGGCAGAGTGTAGGCAGATAAAGGTATGCTTACCTCTTTTTTGGCAGGCAGTTCTGAGTCTTGTGAGAGACTGAAGGCAAACTTGGAGAGAACTCTGAAACAAGACGAAAACAGATGTTAAtctgaaaattattttttaaaaatgttaaacatttattaaacagctacaattaattaatactcaatgcatgtgttttttctgtggcCAAAATAATATTTCCAGGCTCTTAATAAACACTAATCTGTATGAAACTACTATGTAAATAGGTCCCCAGTATATTTATTTCAAGTTTTTAAGATTCAATCTAAAACAAATATTATCTGCCTAAATGATAATGGAATAGAATTAATTTTGAGGTCAAAGACATTAATATATTGCTGTATTCACCTGAGCTCACACTTGATCTGGACCCAGCCGGGGCTGCGCAGGAAGGACCAGGGCTGATACCACTTCTCAACTGCGTTTACACTGGAACACAGGACCTCCAACCACAGGTGAAGTACCTGCTCACTGCAGTCAGgagaaaacagaaatattttagTACCCAGTGTTACTCTGTTGCACCCTATATTACTCTTCTAATACAAGACTGGAATACTAAAGTTTGTTTGAATGCACAGTCTTACTTCTTATCATGGCCTTAAAGTTAGAGAAGCGACCTTGAGGCCAGAGGGTcactggttcaattcccaggacaGGCAAGAGAAAATAAATTCATGGCTGAAGCTCCCCTGAGCAAGGCActtaacccccaaactgctccccaaGCCCCCTGCTCcggatgtgtgtgtggtcaatgcccctagtgtttgtgaagaattgcttactagtgtgtgtttgtgtgttcactaccacagatgggtCAAATGAAGAGAAGCCATTTCCCTAAGAAGATCAATACAGGTGTTGCTTCTTCTAATACTTCCCAGTTTGTGGTAAACTCAGGCTGTGAACTTTGTGTTGTCCCTGTTCTTATACCCATGCAAAAGACCACGGGGAGTTtgttaattagttaattaattcGGTTAGTAGTGCTACATGAGACAAAGTACAGAAAATAGTGCAGGGTTATAAGACTCCAGCGTTTCAGCTGCAGGTTTCTTAGACTGTGATAAACAACCTGAGGGCATCTGTATGCATTTTCACTGTCCTTAAATTATGACAGTACAATACTTCTCGCAGTTGCCTGCCATTACTGATCTCCAAAGGGCTTCTGTTTTAAGGAGAGAAACTCATAACtgtatattatacacacacacacacctttcattACCTTTTGTCTAACATCAGCTACTACAGAGAAATGGAAAGTGAAATGAGAGGCTTACTTCAGCCCAATACAGATGAGTGAGCGGAACTTGACATCCATCTGAGCGTGTGCAGAGTCGTGGCTCATGTTGACAGACTGCACAGCCTACAGAAGAgagatagcgagagagagaatttaaTGCAGTGAATATCCCTTTCAAGAGGAAATGACAACAAGAAGACACTCACTCTGTACAGAAGCTCCTCAGGAGTCAGCACCTTTCCATCTTCATCTAACCTGGAGAGAAAGATACAGTTAAAGCTATCGTCAGTTTAAATGGACTGGAGTTCCAAgtcacttggaataaaatctattCACATTGACTTATGTTGaaagttacatttttttaacttgtctttggacagcaacaacatACTTGAACTTTGATATTTGAGGTCAGGTCTGTATTTTTCCCCCACTGTGTATCACTGGCTTGTACTATTTCTGAAAGTTTCTCACCTGTATGTTTTACACAGCACCAGTCTTGAATAAACTGAGTTGAAGTCCCTCTCGACCTCTCTGCTGGCTGCCTGCAATCGAATACACCATCAATTATGTACCATTTTTGAGTGTTGTTTTAACAGTTAAAGTTTTCCTTAATATCAGACCAAAATGGATCAGCCCTTCCCAACATGAGGGTAATGAACAAAACTCAATTCATGCCTTGATTTATTCAGCTAGGCCTGAACCACTCTCCTTAAAGCCGACTGGAAGACAAACATCAAGACTCTTCTCTGACATGGCTCTGAGTGTGTGGAATAAATTTCTACTAGCTTTTACCATCCAAACCGTTTAAAGTCCCCTACTGTGCCCTATTGTCCCgtgctctctctcactgtctcagtGTTTGAACTGTTTCTTATTCTCATTTGTTATTGAACTCAGGTGTGCTTTAAGTTTGTGCTTCTCGCTTTTTATGTCTCAGCATTGACTCCTGTATCTAGCGGTATCTTGCTTCCATGTTATTTGGACTCTAACCTATGTGCACTGGCTAGGATGCATTCTCTGAGGAGATGACAAAGCGTTTTTTTTAAGAGGCTGTGGATAAGCTGTTGCAGAGCATCCCATTATatgtttttctatggagattatacactgtgtgtgtgtgtatttactaaTGATAAGAGGTATTGAGACTTTGAACAGTTGTACATGTGCATGAACATTTTATGTAGATATagcagtagaagaggggtgttacCTCCTCAATAAAGAGCCAGGGGTGACAAGGTCCTCCAAGAATAGAGGGTTTCTTCAGACCATGCTGAAAAATAGCCTTCAGCGCAGGACACAACGTGCCCCGGACTAAGTCTGTTACGGCCTCCGTCACAGTATCATCTCCTGCTAAGGAatactgaaaaacacacacacacactcttatttatttatatatatatatatatataatttaagacACTgaggtctgtgatttgtaatgACTACATCCACCAACCTCTTTACTCCTTTCATCCAAGATCTCAACAAATTTAGCAGGAAACCAACCTgcacaaaaataatacaatttgtGAGTAAATCATCATCAAAAATATACATCTGTATGtatctgtatgtatatatatatatatatagacacacatacacacacacacaatattttcAGCAACTCTTACCCCTGAGTCCATTCAGCTCTCCCACCCAGCAGTGCTCGTCCTTCTGTGAGATGATCTAAAAGACAGCACCAAGAAGATTAGgtggaaaaatgtttttaataaagtctGTGCAAAAGTTCCAAGCTGCAACAAACGCAGAGCACATCATGGGCATGGCTCTGACAAATATTAGTTCACATCTGAGATTTTAAGATTAAATATACAAGCCTGAATCttaaaaccacctaaaaatgcGCCCACTAAAAAAGAGACAACAACACCGTCATGTGAGAAAGAGATTGATAGTCTCTCCTTTAAAATAAGGAATACAtctaaaaaaagcaaaaaaaaaaaaaaaaaaaaaagagcaatcacacacacacacatagatataACAGATTTGAAATTCTAGTCATGTTTAGTACCTTCTCAATGAAGATCAGACTGTTCTGaggtcacacattcactctctgtGTACTTACCGTGATGATATCATTTTTCCGAAAGCCCAGTTCGTCGTCATCGTGGCGCTCAAAATCCAGCAGAGCTTTGGCTCGTCTCCTTCGGTTCCGGGACACGACTAGGAAGTTCTCATGATCCCTCTGATGACTCTCCATGGAGTAGTCCGGCGTCAAGTCCTGGACATGATTAAAAATGGATTAAGATTATTGAAAAGTGTAATTTACTCTGAAGACCATAAATGAAGACATGGGACATGTTATTGTTATCTTaataaacaacagcaaaatacaATGGTACACAGACACTTCTTCAACACTATAATTGGTCTAACtccatgcatttttttttttagagtctGTAAACAATAACAGCTAGTGACACAGTACCGAGAAGTTGACCGGTAGCTAACCTCTGGAGTGAGGTTGTCTCTTTATATTTGAGATCATTAACAGCATTCCCTTTTCTCATAGAGGAAGAACAGCTTTAAGCTGGTGTCTGGGCGTGATATCGACTAGAGTAGTGTTGTCCCTCTCTGGTTTAGATACTTTTTTGATTTGCATTAGCacgaataaattaattattatctCGTTTATATCTTTTATCAGAGCCTTATTTCAAATATGACACTTTTGTTGCTGCTCTTTTCCAGAGAATATTTGCAAACCTCATGAAAAGAAAACTGAGAGATGCACATTGTGAAAGTGTCTCAATTGTTGTATTCATGCCATTCTTTCTCTATCAAGTCCTCGGGGATGTAATATGAGAGGAAagactgacagtgtgtgtgcgtgagtgacagtaatgatgtgtgtgtgggtgcagcTCTGACAGCTGCTCTGACAGTTTGAGTAAATTAGAAAACCTACACCTACAATTGTGGGGCTGAAGCGAGATGACAGAGCTGTATTTAAAGGAAGGGAGAAAAGATCCACTGACTCATCCCCAGTGCCACGCCGTTACATCAGCTTCAGCGCTGAGTCACGAAGGTGAAGCTTTCACCGATTCACTGATCCGAGTGCGCTGCTGAACATGCAACTCACATACGGACGTCCAGGAGGAAAAATGTTAACTTTCTACAACAACATGACGACTGTAACAAAGGCAGGTGTAACTTTATGTTTCTGAACTTTCTTCCATCGTCACTGAAGTCTGTTATATACTTGTACAATGTTTTGAAGCGTTACAGGATACACAAAGCTTGAAGAGGAAAATGATTCATACAATTAACACTAACATCACTGCAGATACTTATATGATTAATACTTAATTCTGgatttaaatatatcatttttatttatctggATATAATTTTTACTGAATTTTTTCTGGATATTGTATGATAAATTCTGGTAAATCTggcaaatgattccaggtaggctctggacccaccgcgaccatgaactggataagggttacagataatgaattaatgaatgaatgaattttgctaTAATTGCAATCTGTAaacatgaagaaaaacaaaaatcgaATATCAAATGTTCCCTGAGTGCTATGAACCACTTTATgctacacagtgtgtgtgtgtgtgtgtgtgtgtataaagtatGTTCATTAAAAATGATCTGATCCATCCAGGCCACTCTGCTGTTTCATAAGGTGATGCAGAATCACCGGAGAAAAACGTTAGTGTGGACGAGGAGCCTAATATAAGTTTGAGAGACTGACCATGCTGCAATGCCGAGGGTCAAGGCAGTGGAAATGTTCCGCAGTGCGGGCGATAGCTTCTCGCAGCGCTGCCACAAGCTCTGTCTGTTTGATGTTTTTGGCCTTCAGCGCCTCAGCCTCATCTTCCCCGAACAACAGCAGGCTCAGGGTGGACTTCCTACGGAGACTCTGTCTGCGGACCACCTGCACAGTAAGTAACACAGCCTCTCTCTGTATTAGCAAAACATGCACAAGGCCATCACATTTCAGAGGGAACGAATTTAAAATGAGGACTGACTGTAAAGACACAGCATTGAGTTTAAGGTAGTATAGCTGCCACATCGAAGGTAATGTAGCTCATTAATACAGGTTTGTGTactgtgtgatgccctgtgttcTGGTCTTACCTTGTTGAGGTTGGTGCTGAGTGAGTGGGAGTTGTTGGAGTTGAGCTGGGCCTGTTCTGCCAGGATGTAAGCcaggtgtttgtgtctgtaAGCATCCAGTGAATCCTGAGTGAGTGAGCCAGCCAGCCTCACTGCTTCACCCAGCACCGCTGCCCCATCCTCCAGCTGACTGGGCAGGTCAGAGAGGGTGTTGAAGATGGACGCTGAGTTCTCAGAAGacaccagctcctcctcctgTCAGAGAGGAATTTTTAGTCTTTCAGTTTCAGCTTTTGCTAATGTTATAtgtggtgtaatgtaatgtgcaaACATCTGTCACTGTACAATGGAATGTGtcatctgcatttaacccatctgtggcagtaaacacacccACTAGGGGttgtgaacacacccagagtgggggtcagggcagccatccccggcacccggggagcagctgtgtgttcagtgccttgctcaagggcacttcagccatggatgttcccacTGGTGCCAAGCccagtcctctaaccattaggcaaCTGCTGCCCCGTTATATATTTGATAAGAAACAGTTAGCCAAATTCCTACCAGATTTCAACAGCACAGAAAGTAACATCAAACAAtgctatatttaatataaaatttgaATTTGCTTTTCACTCCATGTCAAAGCACAAAGAAGCttgatgaaaataaaatgtacagaacTCTGGCACCAAAAtctaagaaagaaagaaagaaaagaaagaaagaaagaaagagagaaagaaagaaagaaaaagagaaagagaaagaaagaaagaaagaaagaaagaaagaaagatgcaaagaaagaaagaaaggttcTTTATACATCAAAATAAAACCAATCCcataacagacacacacagaccatgTTTAAACACGTTAGATGGCTTCTGATGATCTTGTAAAGGAGAGGATTAATAACAAATATAACAGGCTTTTAGTGCCGACTTTAAAGGTTATCAGCAACAAGGAAATGAGTGAATTCACCTGAGAGTTCGGATTATTTGAAGAGTGTGAAGCACAAAATGAAATCAATAAGTTGACTTAAATCCCAAGTATAATACAAACACTGTTCCAGGGGAGGGGAGGAACTCCTCCAGGGAAAGAAAGCATTTTCAAAAGACTGAGGTATTCGTCTCGGTTTTAGATGAAAGCAGTGCAGATTTAATCAAAAAAGTTTTGTGCTTTAGTTTCAAGCTAATGACGACTTCTGTTATTTAAAGCCAATTCAAAGCTCTGAAGGCCTGTAGAAACCACCAGACTATagcatgtgtgtttctctgtggccTTGGCAGATAAAGACACACTGTTTTAATTTCCAAAGGCACTGCCCAGGGGTTCCTTTAGAGGAAGATTACAGAAGGCCATCTGCATAGTCTCTTCATCACTGTTCTACTTAACAAACATAATGGCCCACATTTACAGtagcatcatttaaaaaaaagtgtttatagGAGAGGTGTAAGTACTATTTCTCTATTTGGAAAattactttatgtaaattatgttttcacttgaagaAAAACCATTATAATGTCCATCAAACTTGgttttgtcttttaaaaatataaagaagaGTCTCTCAACTAGTGGCAATATGACTGGAATAACTAATTCaatcatattattatgttaatattttaatgatgaTGAAATGTGACAGTCTAATCCTAAAGAAGATTTAAAAATCAATCCACAGTGTGGTAGCTATATACAATTTTGACTTCTTCTGTGCTGCAAAAGATCCATACGGGGTTGTAAAAGTCATAGCACACTATAGTTAAACCCATGCTTCAAATGAAGACCCCAAGTTGAGCGAAAACCCACCTTGATTTTGAGCATTCCCAATGTGACCTGGAAAAGCATGATGGACCCGTCATAGAAGAGCATGTCCCAGATTCTCAGGAGGATTCGGATATCCACCACGCTGGCAAAGGAGGTGAGGAACCAGTGTAGAGTGATCAGAGACAACTCTGTA encodes:
- the sgsm3 gene encoding small G protein signaling modulator 3, which codes for MSGSYTPAPGGPFSALTPSMWPQEILAKYYQKDQNVDTELQYDEFGFRIDSEDGVESHEWLRGDGAPQREDPQQRLRWQAHLEFTHNHTVGDLTWDKISPNLPRSERLRTLVLGGIPHSMRPQLWMRLSGALQKKRTSEISYREIIKNSSNDDTTAAKQIEKDLLRTMPTNACFSTVMSVGVPRLRRVLRGLAWLYPDIGYCQGTGMVVSCLLLFLEEEDALWMMCALIEDLLPPSYFSSTLLGVQTDQRVLRQLIVQYLPRLDRLLQEHDIELSLITLHWFLTSFASVVDIRILLRIWDMLFYDGSIMLFQVTLGMLKIKEEELVSSENSASIFNTLSDLPSQLEDGAAVLGEAVRLAGSLTQDSLDAYRHKHLAYILAEQAQLNSNNSHSLSTNLNKVVRRQSLRRKSTLSLLLFGEDEAEALKAKNIKQTELVAALREAIARTAEHFHCLDPRHCSMDLTPDYSMESHQRDHENFLVVSRNRRRRAKALLDFERHDDDELGFRKNDIITIISQKDEHCWVGELNGLRGWFPAKFVEILDERSKEYSLAGDDTVTEAVTDLVRGTLCPALKAIFQHGLKKPSILGGPCHPWLFIEEAASREVERDFNSVYSRLVLCKTYRLDEDGKVLTPEELLYRAVQSVNMSHDSAHAQMDVKFRSLICIGLNEQVLHLWLEVLCSSVNAVEKWYQPWSFLRSPGWVQIKCELRVLSKFAFSLSQDSELPAKKEEKEQKPLKEGVQDMLVKHHLFSWDIDG